The nucleotide window TAACATGTTACAAGACACATCTCCCATACTCTGTTCTGTAGTTGGGCACATAGACTATCCGTACCCATGACATacggggcagcacggtggctcagtggttagcagggGTCCTAGGTCACCACCAAGGAtgacatctgcaaggagtttgtatgttcttcctGTGTTTCCGTaggtttcctcccaaaacatacTGGCAAAATTTATGGAGATAttatggaataataataataataataataataattattattattattattattaaccccacTGCAGAACCTATATACAAAGATAGTAGATACACCTGCTAGGGTGGTCCAAGGGATCCGTGGAACactttggggcacatttatcattctcTTTACGCCATTATTTTGGTGGTTTTTGCGCACACCAACATTTATTAGGGTGTTTGAGCTATTTTTGAactttacattactttacattatTCTTGTGCCTTTCATTGGGATGTCATCATGAAGAATTCTACATTTCATATATTCGTTTTGACCTTTGCTACACGTGAGGAGAATAAGCCGTTTCTATCTTTTTTCTTTGTCCTCGTTTACCTGACCGGAGTTCTTGCCAATTCGGCCACCATTATAGTAATATATAGAGAGCAGCACTTACACGTCCCCATGTACCTGTTCCTGGGTAATTTATCCATCGTTGATCTTTGCTACACGACCATCACTATTCCTAAGTTGGTCCACATGTTACTCAGTGGTGACTATACATTGTCCTCTGCCGAGTGCTTCACCCAGATGTACTTCTTCCTACACGTGGCCACTACTGAGGACCTCTTGCTCTTCATCATGGCTTATGATCGGTATGCCGCCATTTGTAAGCCTCTACACTATCACCGTATGTTGAGTAAGAAGAGCTGTATCCTGCTCATGGTAGCCGCCTGGGTCACCGGCTGCTTCAATTCGTCCTTTGCAACATTTACTTCATCTAATATCCCGCTCTTCTCTAACACCGTCCCTCAATTCTTCTGCGAATTCAAAGCATTTGCCAAAATTTCCTGCCCCAACGCTGGTTTCCAGCTATTCGGTTACATGGAGGCTGTAATATTCGGCTTTGGTCCTTTCCTGTGTAGTATAATTTCATATGTTAAGGTCATCAATGTCATCTTACATATTAAATCTGAAGACTGGAGGAGCAAGGCTTTCTCCACCTGCTCGTCCCACCTCATGGTCCTCAGCATGTTCTATGGCACCTGGATGTCCGTCTACATAATGCCGCCTCTAAAAGATACCCGGGTATTTGAAATGACTCTTTCTATTCTGTATTCAACCATTACTCCAATGCTAAACCCTCTGATATACAGCGTACGCAATAAAGATGTAAGGAGGGCTCTACTGAAACTGATGGGGTGCAAAGTCAGAGAAGAGAGGGGTATGTGATAATCCCTTCTGTTTCAGAAATatgtgccaggaactgtccagagcagcagcaaatccccatagaaaaccactcctgctctggacagttcctgacatggacagaggtggcagcagagagcactgtgtcagactggaaagaatacaccacttcctgcagaacatccagcagctgataagtagtggaagactggagatttttaaatagaagtaatttacaaatctatataactttctgaaacaagttgatttgaaagaaaaagattttcactagaaTACTTCTTTACTCTCCTAGATGCCACCAAAGCAGGTGCCCAGAGCTCTCAGTATTGACTGTTTTCCATGCCATTTCGCCTGACTATAATTGATGGCTCTAGAAGGCTCCTGATTGGGCACTAGAACTGTCAATTGTAGCTGAGAGGACAGGCCATTGAAACGCTCAATACCGAgagctttaacccttagaggacccggccaatatctatttttgcacttccgcttttttcctccttgtgcttaaaaggccatagcacttgcattttttcacctagaaacccacatgagccctttgcgtcactaattacactttgcaattacaggctgaatttttgcataaagtacactgcgaaaccagaaaaaaattctatgtgtggtgaaattgaaaaaaaaaaaa belongs to Dendropsophus ebraccatus isolate aDenEbr1 chromosome 9, aDenEbr1.pat, whole genome shotgun sequence and includes:
- the LOC138801854 gene encoding olfactory receptor-like protein DTMT codes for the protein MYLFLGNLSIVDLCYTTITIPKLVHMLLSGDYTLSSAECFTQMYFFLHVATTEDLLLFIMAYDRYAAICKPLHYHRMLSKKSCILLMVAAWVTGCFNSSFATFTSSNIPLFSNTVPQFFCEFKAFAKISCPNAGFQLFGYMEAVIFGFGPFLCSIISYVKVINVILHIKSEDWRSKAFSTCSSHLMVLSMFYGTWMSVYIMPPLKDTRVFEMTLSILYSTITPMLNPLIYSVRNKDVRRALLKLMGCKVREERGM